A region of the Manduca sexta isolate Smith_Timp_Sample1 chromosome 5, JHU_Msex_v1.0, whole genome shotgun sequence genome:
aatattttacctATGTGTTTAGATTCTATGggtaatattatatcaatgtatACAGAGGCTGTTACGTACGAACCGTGCCttgtacaaattaaataaatatcaattaacaaAATGAAGGCTATTGGAATTTAGGTACCTAAGTACTTACTTacccatttttatatttttgtacatattttaatatacggtagttaagtaataaattgtgtttttttttagttttcctATGATCTATAACTTATAGGTAAGGCATTATTTTGTAGGTCAGTAGGTTTTGAACACAACATAACTGCAACTGAGTGTAACCAGAGCCAAACTCaggtaaacataaatattgtaaaaatcgAACCTATGTTTGGCAAAACCTTCCTACTAATGTTTGTAAACATGCTTCGATATTTGTTACAAGAAAACTTATAAAACTTTGAACAGTTTTAGATGAAATCTGGCACAGGGATAGACCATAGTAAAACCTGGATTTATATAGGCCACTTTTCATCCTGGAAAGGTTGATCaaccttgtaaaatataatgaacaacTTGGCAATGCAAACTTCTCAAACTGATATTCctgtacatttattattatgtatgttgcATATTTGTgagtatattttgaattaatagaTGTTTTGACATTTTAATATGGAAgtagcaaaaattataaaacgtatGTACAACTTTGTTCAAGGCCAATCTTGATCAATGGTCTATGACTATAATGGTAACACCATTCGTGGACAGCGACTAGTGCGGTCCTTAATTTAATTCTCAGTTCTCAATCTTTGTAGAGGTTTTCCAACAAGATTTTACCAGGAATCCCTAGAAATAATCCGCAATCCTGTAataaaaactaagccaaatcTAGCAAAACTATACTTAAAGCTTAAACAAtcatttattgcttttttaatacTGTGCCTTTgcttgatttaaaaaaaaataaccaataccaatattataaagcatattttttgttagttaaatGCCCTATGCTTTAGTCTGCATTATTTCCGAGTGCTTCAAACAACTTGTCGCAGCCGCGAGCAAACAGTAGCATAAGCTTGTATGAACATCTGAATAGTAACCTTAGATCACAAGCGCAGGACCTTGACATAAGACGACAAATATTTGCTCATAATACATAACAGACGCGCGCAACCTCAAATCATTATGATTTACCATCTAACGCTGACGCACAAAATgttcaaattattaatatttctatcaaTCACGGTTTGCgagtgtgtgtatttttattcgAGTTTTTGGACGCCGAGAATGCTTAATTACAAAGTTGATGTCGGATTTGAGCCAAATGGTGGCAAAATCGCGGCAAAAGAATACGAGACCTTGTATGGATATAGAGGAAGTAAATTAATAGCGGATTTGGGTAATGGAAGAGGCCCATCCCATGATGCTAACGATCCCAAGGTAAGATGGGTTTATAAATTGGAGTGTTTTTGTTATACAAATCTTTTAATTacctaaaaaagaaaaaaaatgtgtacgcATGTAGAACATgtaagacattataaatatgcATATACATAGTGCAGtcatcaattttatttccttATATGTAAATGTCAAAACTattaaaaggtaaaattttcgtAAATCCATTTTGATAACACATAGTATGttcatcaatgaatactaaatgtacataggaaacatttattttatgtatgacTATAAGATATAGTAAAAACAATCATGttgtatgaattaattaaaagacaGTAGAAAACCAAACTTATGAATCAATGTAACTATGgcaaaaaattatctttttagggataattttattacatcatatttttgtttttttttaatgtgttcagTAACAGATGCAAACAATGCTATTTAGTTATTTTGGATAATTAAACATTAGTACTGTATATACAgttatatacaaattttaatttaaattatgcactaaatattatataatcataattaagtGAAATCAAAAATTAACATTCATTCTATGATTTGTAGGAATTCGATTTTTATACCATTTCATACTCATAGATGATTACtaccaaataaacaaatattgtttatgattttataaagtattttaatacagaTCAATCACATTTGCCTGATGACTATGCcatgcaaataaattaagttctacatcaaaaattaattacaaactcCTTTTTTACAGGTGTATGGAAAGGTGCATGTCTATTCTGTGCCagcgaaataataataatctttatatttttataagtttcaaAACTATGTTACAGAAAAcgtaaaagaaattaaatatgatttgcATAATAACTACACTTTACACAGTACAGAATAAAAATTAGACTTGgtcttcaaatatttatatttaatatgttttttaccaGGCAGTTCCAATTgatttgttgatttattttagttacagTAGTTTCTTATACCAAGTATTTTATTAGGCTTTagtcaaataaacaataacggaacatttaataatttaatacaaacttaATGTCACATTCTTCTCTTTTGCgtgctaatatataaaacattgttgCCTCTTATAAAAGCATCACCATATTTGTTTTTGAGCTGTCCATTCACATACTCTTCGGTCTGTTCTAAAGCTATGTTCATATAACCGTCGAGACAGGCAAGGACACctgaaaaaacaaattatacaaacCAGTCATAACAGGAAGGCTCATATTTGGACAGTGGCAGCCTTAAACGACGCGACGACCTAggcgaaagaaaaaaaaaacaacgctAGGCCAAGGGAGGAGCAAAAAAGTTCCCCGGTTTTAAGTTTCGTCTGTAAAATCGTAAATGAATTCCTCCAAGCCACTGCGCGAGACGCCGGGCGGTTGCTCGGTTTGCCTCAGCCTAAGTCCGCGTCTGtatttgtaacaattattttacagttaCCAGTTTTATTATAAGACGAATAGCCAgagtatgtaattattattatgatcaaGTATGACACATCTAAACAAGAGCAGCTAAACCTAAACATAACCTCACTTACTCAGATTGTTCAATGTAACAAAAAGTAtgcataatttacaaataaataggGCTTAGATTTAAACAGCAATATTTTACTACAATGTcgattgtataaataaaacaaatattacctcTGTAATCAACGCCGCTGTTCAACTTCACTACTACCGGGCGGCCGTGGATTTGTTGGATGAAGGATGATAAAGCTTCTTTACGACTCATCtttgtgttgttttatttaattagtgtaTCGTAAACTTTGTTAGAATTGCTATATAACACTATTCTGTTGTAGATGTATTGGCATTTAGGCAGTTGCAACAGGAAATTTGTTTTGACTTTTGGTTTTTGTCAGTGTTGCCACTTATTGAATGCCGCTTTACctcaaaccaaataaaataatcttctAAAATAGGTATTCTTATGAATATTTCTTCCAcaagctaataaaaaatattcctagGTCATGATCAAAAAGTTTTCAACGTTCCTTTTAATTTGAGTTGGACCAGGATAAGGGCACAATTTTTGCTCACTCTTATTTATGAATAAGTTAATCGAAAGAATAAGACACTTTTGTTTTTGtccaatcataattttaaaaataaatataccccCAACTGGTCCTGTGTATATAGTTAAAACATTGGAGAAAAGTAGCCATAATTACCTAACCGCTTCTAGATAAGCATTGAAGACTGGATGTCTTCAAATAATGACAAAAACAGTGATATAagtcacaaaataaaacaaactttaataaacaaactaatataATTCTATGTTCGCTCCTTGGGTTCAAGAGACGTCCATATGTAACCAGTGTAGTTGTTGACATCGTTCTCTGTGAGCGGGTAGGGGTTGCTACCAGTTTTGTAGTAGTCAGATGGAGCATGCATCACAAACTCCATGACATCAAGCTTGCGGGGCAGCTCTTCTTCAGGACCTAATTATTAACAGACAATAAAGTACAgtgattattttacaaaacttgGATTGTTTATCTTATGTTTCTAGTAAAAGTTTATCTGCtagttacattttttgtttaccatttatttgaaagctTGATTTTTGGAATTGGTCACACTATGATATTTAGTAATTTGTGTTTACAGACATGAATCAAACCCTAAGTATATCCAAAAAAGTTCAAATTTactatcaaatttaatattggttattgatagtaaataaaactatagaaaacatattttaccaaTAATATATGTGGCAGGATCAAAACACTTCTCGGGAGGTGGACTGGCCTTTGTGGGCAGTAGCCATGTGACCACTGCACTCTTCTCGCAGTACTGGTCTGTGAGGAAGCCCCGGATCTGTGCGTAGTAGATGCCTCCTTCAACATCTGTCATTGATACTATATCACCCACCTGCATGTATGTGCCCTGGTGAATACAGAAGACGTTGTTAAGTGTATTATAAAGGCCaagaattaaatttagttttgataATGTAAGATCGGATAACTATCATGGTTAACTAACATCACAAGCAGCAAGCATAAATATCATTAGTGTGAAAATCGAACTTCTTCACAACTTCAAGCAATACTGAATCATCAATCAGTATTCAGGAAGATATAAACtgatataagtaaaataaatttaaaacttttgtttattaCCTTACTAGACAAAAGAATGTAGTCTTTCTTAGTATGAGAATTAGGATTGAAGAACAGTGAGTGAATATTAGAAGTGGAATGATTAAGAAGCAAACCTTATAGAATACAGAGTCACTAGTGACCACAGTGGCGGTGGCTGTAGGCGCTTTGAGTGGCTGTCTCTTAAATATACTTCTGCGACCGCGGCCCCGCGGCGCCGTCGGCTTAGACGGTGCGGGCGCCGGTGTTTTTGCTTTATACCTCGTTGATCTCGTACTTTTTCTTGTCCCTTTACCGGTCGCCTTCGCAGGCGTCGACTCAGCGTCAGTTTTGCCATTTTTATCTTCCTTCTCCTCTTTAATTTCGTCGTTCTCAGCTTTTACTGTGGCTTCTGGTTTTGAATCTTTGGCTGTGTTAGCGAGGTGACAGTCATTACATATTTGTCCGTTTTCACCGCTACGCCACAGTAACGAGTCATTCGTATTACACTGGACACATGTTGGTTTAGGCATTTTCTgttgttagtattttataataatgagattttacggcatgtaattattttatatatacattgaaACGCCACTGTCaattgtcaatgtcaaatgtcaaaaagTCGAAATTTGATGTACTACGTTCCGTTTtacattaaatcatttttaataatgctaaatatttatcacataatatatcatttgcatttttaatttttaaataaacgaagataaattaagtaaatgtatttattattttcacaatattttttaatataccgTTGGTATTATCTGATAAAAACTAGGAATCTTAGTATACTTAACATATCAAGAAACTATGTTATATGCGAATAAAGCCATAATTAGTATGTGCATGTAaatgtacattataaaaaataatataatagtgataggtttgttacattatattattattatgagtgATCTAAACTCAACAACACgaattttttgtcaaaattcTTCTAAATAATTTGCACAATAGGAATTTTCGAAAGTTATCGCCCACAAATTACCGGAAACGGTCAGATAATGCACGAGACAGACAGACGCACGCTCGGGGGATATGTGCGTGACTGTGAGTTATGCCCCGTATCTGATCGCTTGTCTGTTGTCCGGCCTGATTTGTACACTGGATTTATGACCGAGATACGTTATTACACGGTTTTATGTTGGCATTTTAAATCCAGGTTATCTGTCATTGTTTATcgggtttttataaaaaaaagagacGTGGTGGCTGTTTGTTCATTCTAAAAACTGAATTGCacgaaagaaaaataaaatcataataattggCTCTGGCAGAAATAAATCTGTTTACTATTAGactttaattttagtttaaccTTGATGAATAGAACAAAATACCACCCAactattaagtataatattatgttaaacacctaagtatataatttagtgCGTTCTAATTTAATTTGGGTATATCTTACAGAGTTtgactttaaatttatatccaTGGACCTATTGATGTAAATATGCTAAGAActgaaataatttgtaattaatgtatttaagtaataaaaaataattgtaaccaAAACCACGCGGTGACCCTCTTCCGACCATATTGATACTCAGAACACGAGTTGCATACGATACGTTTCCATTACGACTCACGTGTGAACTGCGAAGACCATTAGTCGCTTCCTTGACGAACTGAGGTCGATTCTCTAAACTTCACCAATTCATGTGTCAGGAATTTGAACCTACTTTCCTGTTACCAGCGAAAATAATGACAAAATTCTACTCTAGTTTTGATAAGTTACTCCATTCACGCAAATTTACTGGTCGTAAGTatctctcatgtgtgagaggccgcctaggtaggtaacaccgcaatgtctattgctgcggccaagcagcagtgtgtagtcactgttgtgtttcggtttgaaggatattgtagccagtgtaactactggacataataagacaacatctcgTAATAAGATAACATCTCACGtccgcagtggaataccaaacgatactttgtaattcaaggtgatggatggtatttctatcgtttatgggcgctcgtatcgcttaccatcaggcgaacagcggGTTTGTCTtatcattgaaagcaataaaaaaaattgttacaattatgttttagtaagtaaacaaacataaaggAAAATTTCTACTAAGCAAAGTGCGTCTGCGTAATttgaaaatcaaaacaaaacgcACCGCGTTACTCGAACATGTGATttcattaaacaaacaaatatgcGACACGTGATGTATTTATAGCGTGGCTGTCTCGTGCACCACACGATTGCTGAACGatagcaaacaaaatattttggtttGTTTTGATAACAGTGCGTGCTATATTGCATCCATTTACTAGCCTTGCTCGCGGATATGTTCGTCAGAGTTCTGTGACAGAAACTGCCATTGTAAATGTTATCGCGTTCCAGCTGTAATTACCTAACTTTCTTGTTTCACCCaatgcacgggggacatttgtcgcggtccTAGGCACATAGTTTATTGTATATACCTCAtgattgccaattcacattgaggcctataagggctcgcgaacatttcctggcgtACTCCTCACATTTTAAATGAATTCCTTCTCCTTCGTCCACACTTTCTtccccagctatcccctcccataTTTCCTCCAGGaacctgcagtcgctaagccgaggGATTGCAGTATCCCTTTGCAGGTTTCCCCCTTCAAATAGGAGACTGGATGTTGATTGCAGGGGCTGTTGGATGTTGATTACACAAAAACAAACTCGTTTTGTCGACagccttttttaattttatttatttatttgcaaattagTTTTACCTACTAACACTTTTTATCATGTGTATTCTGACCCATAATGGATGACGGGAGGCCCAGAGTGTAGGCCAAATACAGACTCCAGgtttatttaacagaaaaatacaatttcactTTGCCTGACAAGTAGGCGTATCGTAAAACAACTACGCAATCAAGGgagagtaatattttattattgtttgaattttgtttcaaaatataatattttcattacctacattattctataataaagATCTACACTATCAGATAATTGATGATTGATTATAGGCCACGTCagataaattctaaataatatttgcgcaaaaactattttgtttacaaagaaattcttcataataataattactcacATATTTACTAACCAGACGTTTGGCAATAGCACTGATATTGTTTATCTGCCAACAGAATTTACAGAAGTGTATTTCATTATTCATAGGATATAAATAACTACTAACTGGCTATTGTACAAGTACcgtctctcgtcaatcgacattctattggactccactccacttaccatctggtgcagtgggatcaataTGCCGAGCACGTATAAGCAGTCATGATGCTTTCAGTATCACCGCCATTCTCAATAAATGATACATACTTATAGCGTGGTCGagtaattttcaagggttgcgagcgcctgaATCACCCAAAAGTCTGGATGTTTGTATAGGCCAGCCCTtgccaaaaatgtaaaaaaaaaaatcctttggcTTTGTAATTCCGCTGCATAGTTGGAAGGGAAACATTTTTGTCTATTGCTAAAGAAACATACACAAGTATTATGgcaaacattttattcaaaaatgcaTACATGTTATAAATGAATAAGTTAAACTTTAGTCGTAAAATGGAATGCATTTTTTACTGAACTAGTGAGGCGGTTATTACACTTTCACAGGTGTAAGTACAAGTATCTATAATAACTGTGAGTAATAGTGATtgaataaaaagataaaaaagctattttatggttatataaattgttttcttgAATAACAAAGCATTGTACTTCATTgactacattataatttagtaattaataaatgtgtttaagTAATGCAAGTATGTAATTTATGAGCTGATTACAATAAACGATTGCGATCGCACTATTTAGATTCATCGCTAAAATGAaccattcaaaaatatttttttgacatgctcatAGAATaccaataattttgtttcttcaCACGATGTTTGGGAAAGCAAAcagtatatttattgatatcgatTGTTTGTCTGTGAAAATGTATTGACCACTTAACACATGCGAattaataagtacatattacatCCACTTAATTCATGTCGAATACTTTAAAGCCGTTGTTTCTTACGTTAAGTGTACAAAGGTAATGttaatttaagtacttatatagaaatatttacattttacatagaGTAGgtaggttttatataaataacgtcACGACTAAGCATGTGATGGAACATTAAATGATATTGTGGCCAAAATGATTAACAAATAGTAATGAGATAAAGTCACAGGCTCATATTGATCACTGTTTTATTGGAAACCGGGAGCTTTGCAGAAATAATTCCGAAAACTCAACAAATCATCCCTTTATGCTGGTACTTACTTATTCCTTATGTTGACgtatacaaaatactttacaCTGCCATCTAGCGATGATAGACGTTACTACGTGGTGCAATCGTAAACTAAATCCGATAAACGCTTAGATAGTTTGAAAAACCTTAATGctacttactaatattttaataaatatcagaaaatacgattaaatacaacatattattgTGCATGAGGAATGTGTTTCTCGTCAATTTCGGTGGTTAATGTGTTTTA
Encoded here:
- the LOC115455926 gene encoding U6 snRNA-associated Sm-like protein LSm6, whose amino-acid sequence is MSRKEALSSFIQQIHGRPVVVKLNSGVDYRGVLACLDGYMNIALEQTEEYVNGQLKNKYGDAFIRGNNVLYISTQKRRM
- the LOC115455925 gene encoding GATA zinc finger domain-containing protein 1; its protein translation is MPKPTCVQCNTNDSLLWRSGENGQICNDCHLANTAKDSKPEATVKAENDEIKEEKEDKNGKTDAESTPAKATGKGTRKSTRSTRYKAKTPAPAPSKPTAPRGRGRRSIFKRQPLKAPTATATVVTSDSVFYKGTYMQVGDIVSMTDVEGGIYYAQIRGFLTDQYCEKSAVVTWLLPTKASPPPEKCFDPATYIIGPEEELPRKLDVMEFVMHAPSDYYKTGSNPYPLTENDVNNYTGYIWTSLEPKERT